The genomic DNA ctctgtctctctctcctaggTCACCCACTGGGGTCCAGGCGCCACTTCTTAAGGACATCCACACAGCCTTATCAAAATGCTCACGTGGCAAAACCCTGAGCTCTCAGCCCAGCCATCCGTGGAGACACTGCTCCGCGTGAAGACCACGTTTCCCGGGACCCAGCCTGCTCCCGCTGACAACGCTCCCCTGTGGCCTCCTGGAGACCCCTCAGCCAGAGCCACCCTGCTAAGCTGTCTCTGGGCCCTGGACCCCCAGAAGCTGTGAGATAATACATGCGAGCTATTTTTAGTCTCTggggatttttattcttttttggccatACAGCCATAGATAGCTGATTCACCACTTTGGCTATTCATCTCATTGATCGGATTTATTTCCAAacaatttttgtctattttcagACTCAAATCCAAGGGTCACTCTGTTCTACTACCGCAGAGATTCAAAAAAATAGGCGGCagattctaaaaaaaaacaatcccCAAAGAAACAAGCCAAGAATGTGGTCACAGTTACCAACTGTAGGTTTCCCGAAGGTGACAACCTAGAAGAACACTGTGGCCATTTTTAACAATGAAGTTTCAGGTACCATCTCTAGGATTTCAGATAAATTAGAGGGTGCCTGAGGGAGAAAACCAGACTCTCGGAGGCGTTCTCCCGAGCTGGACTTGATGCTTTGATTCCTGGTAACTTCTGGGTGAGTGAAGCCTCAGAGTTACCTTTTCAGTGATTTGCAAAGCAAGGTTACATGTTACTTTGCTTTTTTACTCTCGCTGGAACCCTCTCATTCTTCAGGGTTTCCCTATTAGGCAGTCGCTCAGCTCAGGCTGGGCTGATGGGATCCGGTGGTGATCTATGGGAGAAAACAGACCACTTACCGAGAGACCGGTGGTAAGACTGCTCACTTCTGGTCTCGTCAGGGATGTGATCTGTAACACAATAGCAGCCTTCAGACTGAAACCCTCCCCTTACTTCCAGAATGTTCTGTGACTGTGTCATCAGTACCACAAATATacttcttaagcaaaaaaaaaaaaaaaacagcaggaaaCCATGAAATAATTTTTGCTATCATCAGCACTGATAGGAGAAATCACCAgaaacattgggggggggggaacagctcCTAAGCCACAGAAAATGAACCCCATCCCATTTCAAACCAGAGATCATACAAGGAGGTGGAAAGGAGACATCTTCCTCCCACAATGCAGACACCTGGAGAAGTTCTGGGCTCTCCCCGCATGGCTGGGCCTGGCAGAGTTCAGCCCCAACCAGTCAAGATGAGGTGGAACCCTGAGTGTCCCAGCTACACGAGGCCGTCCACCTGGGCCTGTGACTGAGGGAGTCACCAGGAAGACATACACTTGCCCAAGGACAGGCCCCGCTAGGACAATATCCACCTCATCAACCCAGCCTATTCGTCATCCAATGGAATGACGAGTATGAAAGCTCTGTAGAAATGAATAAGTGAATAGTTGCAGCATTATTACCTAGTGACAAGAAAGGAACAAAAGCCAAACAGAAGGATTATTCTGTGTCATTTTGCTATAATTGTGGAAAGGTTGTATTTAGGTATTTCTAAGTTTGAATGACTCATTAACAGGGCTGGGAGCacggctcagtagtagagtgctttgtCTAGAaaacaatgtcctgagttcaaaccccagtactgctaaattcattcattcattaaatcaCTAACCAACAAACATATGGTGTTACttcaagataaaaaaagaaagaaaatagagaagcaatCTCAACTTACCCAGGAGATAATTCCTCCATCTATATGGTCTGGCCATGTCCCCAAAGATCATCTATAAAGAAACAGAGAGACCAGTACACATGAGACATGGAAGACAGGATTGAGAACCTGAAAACACCATCTAGAGGACTCTGATAACAGTGTGATTTAGTGAAGTTAGGATTATATGGTGTATTGAATACGTAATCATGGTGTCTAACATGTTTGTGTAAGACTGTCAGGGGGTACATGCCTGCAATGCCACATTCTCAAAACATGAAAGGAGGATTGTGGGTCTGAGGCAAACCGGGGCTACACAAAgtgactctgtctcaaaacaaaaatgaaagaaagaagaaacagaggaaacgtagaggaaggaaggaaggaaggaaggaaggaaggaaggaaggaaggaaggaaggaaggaaggaaggaaggaaggaagggacacagAAGCTAAAGCTTTCAGTGACTCAGAACATATTTCCAAATGTTGTGGACCAGAAGTAGAAACATTTTATAAACTTGCACACAAACTAAGTTTAGATAAAGTTTTAGGGGCTGTCTATGAAATGTCCCTATTAGCTTCTGTAATACAAAGAGGTCCATGTGTAGTATTCAGGAAACCACTGCAAGTCCACGTAATAGTTAAAACCTTGTCCTAGGCTGATAAAAACATGCATTCCCTATTTTCAGGAGATACAcagtctagcaaaaaaaaaaagggtcaaaTAGTTTCGTAATATAATTCCAAGCCAGAAATTTCCATAATTAATTCAACTCACAAATACAAATAATTGCCAATGCAACTAGAGAGAAAATGGATTTAGCCATTAAGTGAGCATCTATTACATTTCAGACACAGGAGCAGATTGTTTGTGTGCATCAGTAGACTCAACGCTCCCCGTGACCCAGAACGCAGCCTGATTGCCCTCCAATAGATGGAGAAGCTTCTTGACTAGACCTTGAAGGTTGAGTGAAGGTCAAGTACCCCGACTTAAACTGCAGAGCTAACGAATGGTtttgaacaaacaacaacaaaatctcccTTCTCTCCACTAAACAGCATACTTAAACTTAGATTTCAAACTCTGAAGATTTGCTAATCGTAGCTTTAAAATCATGTCCCAAGTTTTAGGGAacgaggaagaaggagaaagcagaaagaagaagaagaggagagatagaagagggaggggaaggagggataggagagggggggaggggaggaggaagacagagggaggagACGGAATTGGAGGACAGGAAAACAGGCTGGGAAATGAGATGGGGGAACTGCTCTCGTGGGTCTCTTGTGGGAAACCAGCCGTCCATGCAGTTCCGCCGGTCCCATCCCTAGGGGTCATCCGACTGCCGGGTCCCCTCCCTTGGCTTTCCGGAGTCCTGCCCCGAGCCCCAGGTCCTACCTCCTCGCTGCTGTTGGACTCGGACGTGGAGGCCCAGCGGCAGTGAGCCCAGACGTCCTGCACCTGCTCTGCAGACAGCTGCACGGTGCTCCTGCAGGACGCGGTGGGCTGCGGAGGACAGCACAGTGGCCTTGATCTGCGGTCACCTGCAGCCAACTGGGCTGGACCCCTGCCCACGCCACGCAGAAGGgcaaaacaaaaccgcaacgGCATCCCAACTTTCCAAAAGCAAACTTGTCTCCCCAAGAACCAGGCAGAAACGTGAGACGTTTCCGTGTCTCCTAGGAGCCCTGGGAGCTGCCTCCAAGTGGTgaccagccgggggggggggtggtgggggggaagTAGGGGGGGACTTGGGCCTGGGATTTTAGAAGCAGATGCTGGTGAGGCTTTGGTCCTTCCTAAGATCCACGGTGAAACGTTTTGTGAAATAAGATGGCGAGGCAGCCCTCTCGGGGGAAATGAGCCCTTCGGAAGTGGCGCATCTGAACACCGGGACCGTAGGAGCGAATGCCAGCCGATCGGAAGGGATCCCTGCCCACGGGCCACTAAATGCCACCTCCGAGTCTCCTCCCAATGCTGCAGAAACGGGCCTTCCACGGGGCCGAACCCGCGGAGGCCGAGCTGCCAGGACCTTCCTtccgcgtgcccccccccccagctgccagGAGAGCCCCATCTCGCATCTGCTAGCCACAAAACCACGCGGCCTGCGGGGACCACCGTTCACGCCTCTTGGTAACAAAATCTGAAGTGTGTCTGGAACTTTCTTTGGTAGAGgtctctctgccttcctttccctTGATGCAAACTCAGCCTTATTTTAAAGAGCAAGAAACACAGGCATCGGGGAATTTTCCAGATCATCCAGAGCCACAGACTCCGCGGCTCCAGCGCGGAAGTCCTCAGGTCTTGagtcccccccaccaccccgcagGGCCCCGACACGGGCAGAGGGGACCACACAGCGCGTGGCTGAACCCCAGCCCGGCAACGGCCAGGCTTCTTAGAGCCCAGATCCTGGTCATGGAAAAGGGGTGGCTCTTCAAGGAAGCTTCTGGAATGGGGAACTTTGCCTCCACTCTTACCAGGTAGTAGCCTCTCTGGAAGGCGCACGCAGAGGGGTCATCTCCACTGTCTCTCAAGCATGTCGTTTCTCGAACGCTGAACTCTAAGTTCATGATCAAGCTGTCCTCGTCCAGGACATTGACCTGCATCGGCAAAAACAAAGCGTCCGTTGGAAATAGCCATGTAGTCAAAGTCCAAAGTGCAGGACGGGATTCCATCTGCACAGTGAGAAGCCATTCACAGAGTCACCCACTGGGAAGGCAGCCACTTACCTAGGCCATCGCCTGGGGGCCTGAGCTCATTCCGAAGACCAGGGGGAAAACCCGACTCACCACATTCATTCAATAGTGACAAAACTGACACCAAGGAAGCCAAGTGTGGCGGCACACACCTGCAGTCCTGGTACTTGGcagaaggggtgggggggtggggggaggaggctgaTGAAGAAGGGGAatgatgagttcaaagccagccggggctacATAACAACATCCTGtttgaaaataaaggaagggggctgggaatatggcctagtggcaagagtgcttgcctcctacacatgacgctctcggttcgattccccagcaccacatatacggaaaatggccagaaggggcgctgtggctcaggtggcagagtgctggccttgagcgggaagaagccagaagccagggacagtgctcaggccctgagtccaaggcccaggactggccaaaaaaaaaaaaaagaaaagaaaagaaaggaaggagggatggaggaagggaggaaggaaggaaggaaggaaggaaggaaggaaggaaggaagggagggagggagggagggagggagggagggagggagggagggagggagggagggagggagggagggaggaaggaaggaagggaggaagggaaagaaggaagggaaagaaggagggagaaaggaaggaaagaagaaagggaggacgagaaggaaggaagatgggaggaagggaggcaggtgcAGGAATGTATGTGTTCTGATGCCAACCCCAGGGTGGCTCCTAAATTATTTGAGAATCAATCCACAGTACTCATGGAGTTCACACTGGTGAATTTGCTCACTCACCGAACTCTATTTGTAAAAATTAACATGGCACGTTTTTAGGATTTGAGCTCAGAGCCCCTGGCTTGCTCCGTGGGCTTGCTTCTctggcaccctatcacttgagccacaacaccagccCGGCTTTCGGCTGATTGTCGATAGACttacaggctggcttggaacctcaatcctccggacctcagtcttctgaatagctagtcttacaggcgtgaggcacacCCGCGGGGCCACTTTTGTAGTGATTGAAGGACACGTGCAGTGTGAAAAAGGCCCAAGTCACCCAACAGGTGCCTCCTCACCCCGGCCAGACACGCCGTGGCTCTGCTTCCTCGCTTCCGCTCTCACGCTGTGGACAAGTGTGCTGCTTGTAACCTATTGAGTGCCAGGCTTTGgggcatttctttgtgtgtgtgtgctttatcgATCATTTCCGCCCCAAGCTAGAGCATCCCAGTATTTTTAAGATGGGTGCGTGAGGTAGGTATGGTTTAGGTAGGAAttccagggcctggggctgtgggctttttgttaaTGAACAGGAACTATCCATTACATCAGGGTCCCACAAAGACAAGGTTGTAAGGCAAGGCTCACAGAAACCGAATCTACATTTCCCCTAGAAGCCATGATCCAGTATTTGCAAACTCAGCACTAATGGGGATTTTATACAACATCACTATCACCAATAGCAAGAATCAACTGTATGAATTTCTAAGGACCATTTTCCTAAACAAATGCCCCATCATTTAATAATTCCTGAAAGAATTAATTGAATGAGAGGCGCATgtggtctttttgttgttgatggtgatggtagggcttgaacttggggcccgggtgctgtccctgggctctttggctcaaggctagcactctaccgcttcctagtggttaatttgagataagagtctcacagacttccctgcctgggctggctttgaactgtgatcctcaggtctagttagggttacagccatgagccaccagcacctagctgcacA from Perognathus longimembris pacificus isolate PPM17 chromosome 4, ASM2315922v1, whole genome shotgun sequence includes the following:
- the Spp2 gene encoding secreted phosphoprotein 24 — translated: MEQWALKMLVVLSIALDGWLCSGFPVYDYDPASLREALRASVAKVNAQSLSPYLLRAFRSSLKRVNVLDEDSLIMNLEFSVRETTCLRDSGDDPSACAFQRGYYLPTASCRSTVQLSAEQVQDVWAHCRWASTSESNSSEEMIFGDMARPYRWRNYLLDHIPDETRSEQSYHRSLEIMRRGFLPGNRRYLNHRRRAGMNAGFE